The Oncorhynchus gorbuscha isolate QuinsamMale2020 ecotype Even-year linkage group LG04, OgorEven_v1.0, whole genome shotgun sequence genome includes the window CGAAATCAGGCTGTTCTGGTGGCGGGTTGTTTTGAACACTCAGTGTAAGTCTTCTATAGTAAGCTTATAGTATTCTATGATCTTGTATCTGCATCTATGACAAGCAGGTGTTGCTGTGGGACGAGAGCAACACGTGCTAGCCTCTCAAGTGAGAATGCCCTGGGTGGAGGAGTGTGGTGACTGGAGTGGCATCCTACCCATGAGCACTTGCAACTGCCACATCCTTCACTGCCAGGCAAGCAAGCCCTGGGGAGTCTGAACGGGGCTAGCCTGCACAGGCTTTCACCACACATTCGAGCGAAGCGTGAGAGCTGAGGCTCGACAGTGACATGATACTCACATGAAAACTTAACCCTTTACAACTACCATGTCTGATTGttttttaaaggggcaatccaACAGAAAAGGTTTATAGAACTAATTGTAGTTTAAGAGCTGGTAATGTTTTGTCATTGTGTCAAACATGGATTTTTCACTTGTTCCTCTAGAGGGCAGTGGAAGAACATGTTCTGTCCTAGCCTACTACACAACTACCTGGCCtacagggacagactggtctCACTTGTCCCTAGAACAGCCTCCTTCCCTGCTCCCATCTGTAGACCACAGAGCAAAGAGAGCCATGACGATTAGGTATGAATCTCCAGCTAGCAGCTTCAACACCTCCTTGGAGGATGACGCAGGACATTACATACCTGGGCGCATATCCCTGCCACCTGCTAGCTCTGTGGGAGGCCCACCTCCTTATTCCAACCCTTCAGAAGACAGCACTGCAGTGTCCTGCCTAATAGCCAGCTGCTCATTCTATGACCACATGCTTCATGTATGGCGCTGGTACTGGAGGTAGCCTGCACCAAAGGATGTAGCCTGCACCGTGAAGGCccaggggatgagagagggagaggagctacAGACGAGGACAATGATTGCCAGGCAGGAGCACCACCACCAGGTTTAGACTTTTTTTGTTTTGTGTCATTGATCAAGCCCACAATATCAAAGGGGTATAATAAcgcaggatcaatgagttagccagctgaCTTTAACAAACAACCAGAAAAAACTAAacttagtgccttcagaaagtattcacactccttgactttttcaacattttgctgtgttacagccataatttaaaatggattatgtagatgtttttgtcactggcctccacaaacacaatatggaattatgtttttacaaaGTAAacaatattcaaccccttttatGGCATGCCCAAATAATGCTTGTAATCCTTAATGATAACAAAAGAAACAGAATGAAgtttaagcacaggcaaaatcctagacgaatacactgggagattaattcacctttcagcaggacaataacctaaaaacaaggccaaatctacactggaccaGTTTACCAAGAAAtttaaatggttgtctagcaatgatcaacaaccaatttgaaagCACTTGCAagaaatttgaaaaaaaaaaagaaaaggcaaatgttgcacaatccaggtgtggaaagctcttagagacttacccaaaaagtAGTGGCtcaggtgtgaatacttatgtaaattagagttctgtatttatttttctagagatttgctaacatttcttctaaaaacatattttcactttctcattatgggttattgtatgTAGATGGGTGATACAAAAATGCATTTAATGAATCTATAATTCAtgctgtaaggcaacaaaatgtggactaagtcatggggtctgaatactttgacgGCATTGTATGTGCTTTTGGATGGGTCACTTAGACCATGGCCATATCAAGTTAGTTTTCAAAAAATAAAAAGTGATTTCCGAATATTTAttcaagttagctggctaactcattgatcccactttgtagtatacccctctggaGGCAGAGGCAGAACAATGCATATTATATTCCACAGGACCCTACCTGCCTCGCTTATTTCAATgttcaaaacaaaaaaaacacaaaaacaaccaACACCAATTATAATTTTTTTGCTTTTTTGAAAATGTCAAATCTTCAAGATTGAACACTTTTGGTAAAAAAGCAAAAAGAGTGATGAAAATACATATTCACATGTAGATTTTTACTGAAAGTGCTATATCTTGGAGGCATTACTTCTGACATGGCCCCATTGTTGGCAACCATATCAACAGTGGACAAATGAACAAAATACTAAAATATGTttgagtgaactatccctttaacttaGGCTTCCCTGATGAGTGCATCATGGATTTGTTACAACTGTTGTGCTGAGAAATTATGTTCCAGGAAAAGCATTGgtattcgtaaagtattcagacccccttacccttttccacattttgttacattacagtcttattctaaaatgtattaaatacattttttcctcatcaatctacatacaataccccataacgacaatgtttgcaaatgtattacaaataaaaaaacggaaataccttatttattcagaccctttgctaggagactcgaaattgagttcaggtgaatcctgttcccattgatcctcattgagatgtctctacaacttggagtccacctgtggtgaattcaattgattggacatgatttggaaaggcacaaacacctgtctatataaaggtcccacagttgccaatgcatgtcagaggaaaaatCAAGCcaagaggttgaaggaattgtcggtagagcttcgagacaggattgtgtctaggcacagatctagggaagggtaccaaaacatttttgcagcattgaaggtccccaagaacacagtggcctccatcattcttaaaatggaagaagtttggaaccggccgcccggccaaactgagcaatcgggggagaagggccttgttcagggaagtGATGAGgagcccgatggtcactctgacagagctccagagttcctctgtggagtggtagagtggccagacggaagccactcctcagtaaaaggcacatgacagcccgcttggagtttgccaaaaggcacctaaaggactctcagaccatgagaaactagattctctggtctgatgaaaataaGATTGAATTCTTTGGGCTGAATGGCAAGcatcacgcctggaggaaacctggcaccacccctactgtgaagcatggtggtagcagcatcatgccgtggggatgtttttcagcggcagggactgggagactagtcaggatcgaggcaaagatgaatggagctaagtacagagagatcgttgacaagtctctgaatgtccgtgagcctggacttgaacctgatcgaacatctctggagacctgaaaatagctgagcagcgacgcgccctatccaacctgacagcacttgagaggatctgcatagaagaatgggagaaaccccccaaatacaggcgtgccaagctggtagcgtcatacccaagaagacccaaagctgtaatcgctgccaaaggtgcttcaacaaagtactaagtaaagcaTGCCTGAGCTAATAATATCTTGCAGTTGAGGGAAATTCACATATTTTCCTTTCAATTGCAAAAACTCAGCAATCTCTGACTTCAGGTCCCCCACTCTTTTAATCACCTTCCCCAAACTCAGCCACCTCACGTTTGTGTGGTAGGGGAGATCTGCATGAACCGACTCACTCTTCCAACAGTGAGACAAACTGCCTGTGATTTAAAGATTTTGCTAATGAAGTTTACAACTTTAGTGACTGTCTCCACAACATGACTAATTTTCAGAACACATTAACGGATTATCAATTCCTGATGAATAATGCAACGCAGGAAAAAAATATTCTGATCTGGGTTCAGATCAGCTACTTGATCTTGTATCTTTTTCAAAAGGCCAATGGTTTTTTCCTGTCAAGTTTGGGCACCTATCAGTGGTCACACTGCATaacttttcaaaactcagtcccagctttgccacACACTTATTAACCTCCAATAAATATTTCCCTGTTgttgtgctcttcattgactgcacTGAAGCAAGCTCCTCTGTAACTTCAAAGTCTGGGGTTATGCCTCGTAAGAATATCGACTACGCCGATGTGcatcactgctctcatccagTGCCAAGGAGAAATAGGTGAAATCCTTTACCATGTCTTTCAACGGTTGTTCCATATTCTCTGCGATGTCCTCAACACGCCATGTCACCTCAACGTGCTCTTTCATGTCGGGGCAGAGTATTGCTGCAGTCAATTAAACATTGTTTAATGAATTCGCCCTCAGCGAATGGCTTGCTATGTTTAGCAATTTTGTGGGACAGTACATAGTTAGCTCTCGCGATTCCGTTGTTTGCTGAATGCAGTTTTGTGAAGTCCTTGCTGCTTCTGTAACTGAGAAAGCAACTCTTTCGATGCACTTGCGCTCTGCTCAGAAGATATACTCCTATATTTCTCTGCATGCTTCGTCTGGAAGTGTCCGGACAAGTTGTAGTCTTTCAAGACCGATGCTCTCTTTGCATAGTAAGCACACAGCTTTCACTGATTCCTCAATAAAGATATATTTCAATGTCCACTCTTGCTGGAACACCCTACGGTCATTGTCTACTTTCCTTTTCTTGCGCAATTTTTTGCGCAATTTGTAGCTAGCTATTTCTAACTGACGTGTCAGACCGTGAAGTCACCGTCCGTCCTTGTGCAGTTATTTTTACATGCTTTCAAAATAAATGTCCCACAAGCGGTGAGAGTTAAATCATTACAAAGGCAAGTATTCATTGGCCTTTTAATTTGAATAACAAATACGTTTTTCAAAACGTTACCATCACAAAATCATTGTGTGATCTGAGCATGATTCCGGGGGCCAGACTTTGTCCAAGCCtgaagtaaagggtctgaatacttatgtaaacgttttttttctgttttaaatgttttttatgaatttgtaaaATTATCAAAgcagtttttgctttgccatgatgaggtattgtgtttagattgatgaggaaaaaacctatttcatccattttacaATCAGGCTGTAACTTgtaactttccgaatgcactgtatatcatgttTGAACAAGACATTTACTGTATTTGGATCACCAGGCTTCTCTTGTTCTGTTAACACTGTGAAAGCCTATTTGGCAAACATCTAAGCTTAGTTGGATATCATCgtaccctaaccctgtctccacAACATGGCTAATTTTCAGAACACATTAACGGATCACCTCCTGATGAATAATGCCACGCAGGAAAAAAATATTCCGATCTGGGTTCAGCTCAGCTACTCTAACCCTGTACTATGATCAATTGACCATAATGATTTTACTTAGTGCAAAACCCATCCTAATAACATGTATCCAACATGTGTATtgattgtttaaaaaataaatatctaATAAATAAAGTAGTAAAACATCATACAATACATTTGTTTTTAATTAGAATACCACATACTAGTACTTTCAGCAAGCACATTCACAATACACCACGGTCCAGTAACATATGATCAGCTCAGCGGTCTCAAATGGTTAGCAACTACTTGACCTCCCAACACAAACAAAATTAGTTAACGATCCTTGATACTAAGTCAGAGTTCCAGATAGATCAGATTGGGTGGCCGCCTTATTGTATAAAGTTCTTTGGGTATAGTTTGAATAACTTTCCCTCCTGCGTGGGCTCAAATCCATATTTCTCAAGCTGTTCCTTATCAAATGAGCCTTCCTCAAAGTCTTTCTGGATCTGCTGGGCCAGAGCCTCGTAGAACAGACCCTCAGGGGTGACAGCGGGCTCCGTTCCAACCGGGGTGCGGTACGACACATAGGGGTTGAGTCTGAATCCCTCCAAGTCAGGAACCACAAACTGGGGGATCATTGCCTGTATTGGAACAAATTTTCTGCTGGAGGTTAGTACTCCTGTTGGCTGTGCCCCTCTGCCTTTGTAGTGAGTCCTTGAGCCACGTTTGCTGGTGAATTCAGCCATACGATCAGCTCCTCTCACAAGGCCCCGTCGAAGAGCATTCAATACACCCATCGGATCGAAGAGTTTGACTCAAACTGTTGGGCAAATCTGTATGGAGTCACTGAAATGGGTGAGATTACAATGGGTACTTTGGTAGCTAACAACAGTAAACATAGCTAACTCCCTATTTCCTCACTGCTAGGAACCTACCTCTATCAGTTCTTTCACATTAGTTTCAATCAAGTAAAATGAGACTGGGAAAAAGAAACAGATTACAATAAGCATTTGAACTATTGACCATTTGAAACCCCCGTGTGAAAATGTGAGTCAAACTGTTGCAAGATATAGATAACacgtttttatttacaatgatggttaccaaaaggcaaaaacagcctcctgcggggacggaatgaaaatatattttataaaaaatattggacaacactacataaactagtatagtgtagataatcattgtaccagttaaaccgctgtgaaatatagtttccataaccaaaaacattGTTGTtttagctgtttgaagctggtgtacaaaggTAAAagagcaaaaacaaaacttaacggTAGCATAGAAATACTGAACATAGAACAGCtttaccgcttcttagacttgtttTCAAGTAGAATGATTTATCTAAAACTAAAATGTCTATGCAGATTTGACCAGGTCGACCGAAAAGTTACATATAAGCCAATATATAGCATTAACAAACCAGGGTTTACACACAATATTATTGTAAACATGCCACAtattggtcctgtgtagctcagttggtagagcatggcgcttgtaacgccagggtagtgggttcgatccccgggaccacccatacgtagaatgtatgcacacatgactgtaagtcgctttggataaaagcgtctgctaaatggcatatattatattattattattattatattaaacacGTTCCATATTGTAATTGTTGCTACCTGAAGACATATTCATTGCGAAAAACGTATTGAGCATTGTTGGCTACGCATAGCTTTGTTGGTAGCTGTTGTTAGACAGCTAAGGTTATTTAGCTTGATTCTGGACCAATGTGTTTTGCTAGCACTACAGTAGTTCACTAGCTAGCAAAACACATGGGTCAACGACACTTTGACTCTCCGTTTCTAAATAGCTGTACGGTCATTGTGGAAGTAGAAAGCAAGATAATCACTACATGGCGATTCAATATAACTTTAGCGATAATATGTGTCAAATTTATAGCTACACTCACCTTGAACAGCGCCAACAACAAGATAGACACATTCGAAGAGCCCGACTTCAGAATAAAACGTTTTGCGATTGGTTTGATTCAGTCAGTGGTAGCCAATTGTAATTCCAGATACTGGCAGCGAGTCATCGGGGATAGAAAGACATGCATGTGTACATAAAACTTTGACAGTGGAGATAGTGGAACGTTAGGTAATACGAGCCAGTAAGTATATTATTGTAGATAATATTTTCATTTAACCTTGTAGTGCAGTGTAAATAATTTCTGTTTATTTGACTGCATGGCTGCAGACGGGGGTGTCAATGGGCATTGGGCAAGTCAGAATAACGGGACTTTGTCTGTTTGCCTGTCAGCCCATTTAGCTCTATGTGACAGTGATCCAAATCTGGCCATATAAACGTCGACTGCCTGAACCTATGAGCACCAATTTAATAACTGTGATTAAACGTAACTAATTGGAAATGTGTTCGTATTCTTCCATATTTATGTCGTAGATACATTATAGCTATTTAAGGCAAGGGCGACGTTAGTAGAATGTCATACCTGTGCGAATTGGCTGTGTCTCCGTGATGGGTTTGTTTATCAATATAAGGGCACAGTTAGAGGAAAATACCATACATCCAGATCTTGAAATCAAGCCGGCCATGCACCTGCTCAGTATTTAATGATCTAGGCTAGATCAGGCAAATTTGATATACTCAGGATACTAGGCCCTATTTTATTCCTGTCATGAACATTCTGTTTACTGGGGTGTGTATGAACCTATATCTGTGCGAGATGTCTCTAACGCACACATA containing:
- the LOC124034128 gene encoding 39S ribosomal protein L41, mitochondrial-like; translation: MGVLNALRRGLVRGADRMAEFTSKRGSRTHYKGRGAQPTGVLTSSRKFVPIQAMIPQFVVPDLEGFRLNPYVSYRTPVGTEPAVTPEGLFYEALAQQIQKDFEEGSFDKEQLEKYGFEPTQEGKLFKLYPKNFIQ